In Nocardia sp. NBC_00403, one DNA window encodes the following:
- a CDS encoding uridine kinase family protein, which translates to MQEIVARIFAHQPRLGSTRLVAVDGGGGAGKSTLAASLAAECGAQVVHTDDFAAENNQLAWWPRLEEQVLEPIACGRPGRYQRYDWVDRVLAEWREVTPGGVIVLEGVSSARAAVRDRLSLAVWVETPPDVRLARGLERDGAHTLPLWQQWMATEDAHFAADRTREQADLIVGGDTSGR; encoded by the coding sequence GTGCAGGAGATTGTCGCGCGGATATTCGCGCATCAGCCGCGGCTCGGGTCGACGCGTCTGGTGGCGGTGGACGGGGGCGGTGGCGCCGGGAAATCCACGCTCGCAGCGTCTTTGGCCGCGGAGTGTGGCGCGCAGGTGGTGCACACCGATGATTTCGCGGCCGAGAACAACCAGCTCGCCTGGTGGCCGCGGTTGGAAGAGCAGGTGCTCGAACCGATCGCGTGCGGCAGGCCGGGGCGGTATCAGCGCTACGACTGGGTTGATCGGGTCTTGGCCGAGTGGCGCGAGGTCACGCCAGGTGGCGTGATCGTGTTGGAAGGCGTGTCCTCCGCGCGTGCCGCTGTGCGTGATCGGCTGTCGTTGGCGGTGTGGGTCGAGACACCACCCGACGTGCGGTTGGCCCGTGGGCTCGAGCGGGACGGTGCCCATACGCTGCCGCTGTGGCAGCAGTGGATGGCGACCGAGGACGCGCACTTCGCGGCCGATCGCACCCGGGAGCAGGCAGACCTGATTGTCGGTGGCGACACCAGCGGCCGATAG